From the genome of Halostella limicola, one region includes:
- a CDS encoding IclR family transcriptional regulator — MTDASRTIGAVETACTVIDVLEDRLEVGVSELADELGVTKGTAHSYLASLEKRGFVVAEDGRYSLSLRYLGLGETVRNRIEAVDVVEAELAGLASEFGERAQFGMPEGGRAVYVHRETGSEAVNSTFRVGDYEYLHAVALGKAMLAHLPDERVDAAVDEHGLPAYTENTVATRAELDEHLERIRERGYAVDDEERVRGVRCLAVPVLRDGGDVVGAMSVSGPKRRMTDERLEGEILDGLRRAVNVVEVNAQLS; from the coding sequence ATGACAGACGCCTCGCGGACGATCGGCGCGGTCGAGACGGCCTGCACCGTCATCGACGTGCTGGAGGACCGCCTCGAGGTCGGCGTCTCCGAACTCGCCGACGAACTGGGAGTGACGAAAGGGACCGCGCACAGCTATCTCGCGTCCCTGGAAAAACGCGGGTTCGTCGTCGCGGAAGACGGCCGTTACAGCCTCAGCCTCCGGTATCTCGGGCTGGGCGAGACGGTGCGGAACCGGATCGAGGCCGTCGACGTGGTCGAGGCGGAGCTCGCAGGGCTCGCGAGCGAGTTCGGCGAACGTGCCCAGTTCGGGATGCCGGAGGGCGGCAGAGCCGTCTACGTCCACCGCGAGACGGGATCCGAGGCGGTGAACTCGACGTTTCGCGTCGGCGACTACGAGTACCTCCACGCCGTCGCGCTCGGAAAGGCGATGCTCGCGCACCTCCCCGACGAGCGGGTCGACGCCGCGGTGGACGAGCACGGGCTTCCGGCGTACACGGAAAACACCGTCGCGACGCGAGCGGAGCTTGACGAGCACCTGGAGCGGATCCGGGAGCGAGGGTACGCGGTCGACGACGAGGAGCGGGTCCGTGGCGTCCGATGTCTCGCCGTGCCGGTGCTTCGCGACGGCGGCGACGTCGTCGGCGCGATGAGCGTCTCCGGGCCGAAGCGACGGATGACCGACGAGCGGCTGGAAGGGGAAATTCTGGACGGCCTCCGACGTGCCGTCAACGTGGTCGAGGTGAACGCCCAGCTGTCGTAA
- a CDS encoding CaiB/BaiF CoA transferase family protein produces MTGEARDPDGDAGPLDGLTVLDASRVLVGPFCTMQLGDLGADVIKVERPGVGDQTRGWHPPTYGESDEAAYYLSVNRNKRSIALNLASEEGRDVFRDLAADADVVVENFRVGKMDEWGLGYEDLRERNPELIYCSLSGYGEWGPDRDRPAYDIIMQAEGGLMSITGAEDSIPVRVGVAIADIGAGMYATQAVLAALLEREIGGGGGQKIDVSLLDGQVAWMTYMASNYFATGDPPGRMGSKHPTIAPYQAFETCDGYVVVAVASENIWPRFCEAIGREELADDDRFATNADRVDNRDDLDALLAEEIATYSTDAFLDVMDEHGVPASDVRDMADVFDDPQVKARGMRRSVEHPTAGEVEMPGSPMHFSRTPTSIRRYPPLLGEHTREILTAAGYDDATVDRLVDEDVVAPPE; encoded by the coding sequence ATGACCGGCGAAGCGAGAGACCCGGACGGCGACGCGGGACCGCTCGACGGCCTGACCGTCCTCGACGCGTCCCGCGTCCTCGTCGGCCCGTTCTGCACGATGCAGCTGGGCGACCTCGGCGCGGACGTGATCAAGGTCGAGCGACCCGGCGTCGGCGACCAGACCCGCGGCTGGCACCCGCCGACGTACGGCGAGAGCGACGAGGCGGCGTACTACCTGAGCGTCAACCGGAACAAGCGCTCGATAGCGCTGAACCTGGCCAGCGAGGAGGGTCGGGACGTGTTCCGGGACCTCGCGGCCGACGCCGACGTCGTCGTCGAGAACTTCCGCGTCGGGAAGATGGACGAGTGGGGTCTCGGCTACGAGGACCTGCGGGAGCGAAACCCCGAACTGATCTACTGCTCGCTGTCGGGCTACGGCGAGTGGGGGCCGGACCGGGACCGCCCGGCGTACGACATCATCATGCAGGCGGAGGGCGGGCTCATGAGCATCACCGGCGCGGAGGACAGCATACCGGTCCGGGTGGGCGTCGCCATCGCCGACATCGGCGCGGGGATGTACGCGACGCAGGCCGTTCTGGCGGCGCTGCTTGAGCGAGAGATCGGTGGCGGGGGCGGCCAGAAGATCGACGTCAGCCTCCTCGACGGGCAGGTGGCGTGGATGACGTACATGGCCTCGAACTACTTCGCGACCGGCGATCCGCCGGGACGGATGGGGAGCAAGCACCCCACGATCGCCCCGTATCAAGCGTTCGAGACGTGCGACGGGTACGTCGTCGTCGCCGTCGCGTCCGAGAACATCTGGCCGCGGTTCTGCGAGGCGATCGGTCGCGAGGAACTGGCGGACGACGACCGCTTCGCGACCAACGCCGACCGCGTGGACAACCGCGACGACCTCGACGCCCTCCTCGCCGAGGAGATTGCCACGTATTCGACGGACGCGTTCCTCGACGTCATGGACGAACACGGCGTTCCCGCCAGCGACGTCCGCGACATGGCGGACGTGTTCGACGACCCGCAGGTGAAGGCCCGCGGCATGCGCCGGTCCGTCGAGCACCCGACCGCCGGCGAGGTGGAGATGCCGGGGTCGCCGATGCACTTCTCCCGAACGCCGACGTCGATCCGACGGTATCCGCCGCTGCTCGGCGAACACACGCGGGAGATCCTGACCGCGGCGGGGTACGACGACGCGACCGTCGACCGGCTCGTCGACGAGGACGTGGTCGCGCCGCCGGAGTAG